A genome region from Chryseobacterium sp. G0186 includes the following:
- a CDS encoding carbon-nitrogen hydrolase family protein yields the protein MQIETRPLTVQDYDELVVTMKRAYPQMSESIWSKKSIEKLTKIFPKGQICITVDGKLAAVALSIIVNYDDFGDDHTYVDITGNYTFNTHLSTGNVLYGIEVFVDPEFRELRLGRRLYDARKELCELLNLKSIVLGGRIPNYHKYSHELSPREYIRRVRDKEIYDSVLSFQLSNNFLPIKILRKYLPEDEASRENAVLLQWNNIYYSKRPNTMQDSIIRLGLVQWQMRHFKDIEAFYEQVEFFVNVMGDYKSDFVLFPELFNTPLLAPFNNLSERDSMIELAKLTEEIKRKISELAISYNVNIISGSMPVFDNDNNDLYNVSYLLHRDGRIDEYRKIHITPNEKRYYGMKGGNEIKVFDTDCGKIGLVICYDVEFPELPRILADQGMKILFVPYLTDTQNAYMRVRHCAAARAIENECYVAIAGCVGNLPKVNNMDIQFGQAAVFTPSDFAFPSNAVKGEATPNTEMTLIVDVDLNLLKDLHHNGSVQVMKDRRKDLYETYLK from the coding sequence ATGCAAATAGAAACAAGACCTCTTACAGTTCAGGATTACGATGAATTGGTGGTGACAATGAAGCGTGCTTATCCTCAGATGTCAGAATCGATATGGTCTAAAAAAAGCATCGAAAAACTTACAAAAATATTTCCTAAAGGCCAGATTTGTATTACCGTAGACGGAAAACTGGCGGCTGTAGCACTTTCCATTATTGTGAACTATGATGACTTCGGAGACGATCATACGTATGTGGATATTACTGGGAATTATACATTCAATACACACTTGTCAACCGGAAATGTACTGTATGGAATTGAAGTCTTTGTTGACCCCGAATTCCGTGAACTACGTCTCGGAAGAAGATTGTATGATGCCAGAAAAGAACTTTGTGAATTATTAAACTTAAAATCGATTGTTCTTGGCGGCAGAATTCCGAATTATCACAAATACAGTCATGAACTTTCCCCAAGAGAATATATACGAAGAGTAAGAGATAAAGAGATTTATGACTCAGTTTTATCTTTTCAGCTTTCCAATAATTTTCTTCCGATAAAGATCCTGAGAAAATATCTTCCCGAAGATGAAGCTTCCCGGGAAAATGCCGTTCTTCTACAGTGGAATAATATTTACTATAGCAAAAGACCCAATACCATGCAGGATAGTATTATTCGTCTTGGTTTGGTACAATGGCAGATGAGGCATTTTAAAGATATTGAGGCGTTTTATGAGCAGGTAGAATTCTTTGTCAATGTAATGGGAGACTACAAATCGGATTTTGTGCTGTTCCCGGAATTGTTCAATACACCGTTGCTGGCTCCTTTCAATAATCTTTCAGAAAGAGACAGTATGATAGAGCTGGCAAAACTTACGGAAGAGATCAAAAGGAAAATTTCTGAACTGGCAATCAGCTATAATGTGAATATTATCTCAGGAAGTATGCCTGTTTTTGATAATGATAATAATGATTTGTATAATGTCAGCTATCTTTTGCACCGTGATGGGCGCATAGACGAATACAGAAAAATTCATATCACACCGAATGAGAAAAGATATTATGGAATGAAAGGAGGAAATGAAATAAAGGTTTTTGATACCGATTGCGGCAAAATTGGCCTTGTCATCTGTTATGATGTTGAATTCCCTGAATTACCGAGGATTTTGGCAGATCAGGGTATGAAAATCCTGTTCGTTCCTTATCTGACAGACACTCAGAATGCTTATATGAGGGTTCGTCACTGTGCCGCTGCCAGGGCAATAGAAAACGAATGCTATGTAGCCATTGCAGGTTGTGTAGGTAACCTTCCGAAAGTAAATAATATGGACATTCAGTTTGGGCAGGCTGCGGTATTTACACCGTCGGATTTTGCCTTTCCATCCAATGCTGTTAAAGGAGAGGCAACACCGAATACCGAAATGACATTGATTGTAGATGTAGATTTGAATCTATTAAAGGATCTTCATCATAACGGCTCCGTTCAGGTGATGAAAGACAGGCGAAAAGATCTTTATGAAACCTATCTTAAATAA
- a CDS encoding class I SAM-dependent methyltransferase, which yields MKLKVPGTEGYADALDKFIEATVLIDFTVLHHDFIPFIPKTSSRILDLGAGIGKDSSVFSAMGHSVTAVEPSEALIEAGKKLYPDFGINWIQDALPELGFLSPDVKFDFILISGVWHHLSPEEQHFSMIKGSQLLTKKGILALSLRNGPAGVGTHIFPTRTIQTIQQAEQTGLKTLLTLEKQPSLLPGKETVTWSRLIFQKIQ from the coding sequence ATGAAATTAAAAGTTCCCGGAACTGAAGGATATGCCGACGCCCTCGACAAGTTTATTGAAGCAACAGTTTTAATAGACTTTACAGTATTACATCATGATTTCATTCCCTTTATTCCCAAAACCTCTAGCAGAATCCTTGATCTTGGAGCCGGAATAGGTAAAGATTCTTCTGTATTTTCGGCTATGGGGCATTCTGTGACCGCTGTAGAACCATCTGAAGCCCTTATTGAAGCAGGAAAAAAGTTATATCCTGATTTTGGCATCAATTGGATTCAGGATGCATTACCGGAACTTGGGTTTTTAAGCCCTGATGTAAAGTTCGATTTTATTCTTATATCTGGAGTATGGCATCACCTCAGTCCGGAAGAGCAGCATTTTTCAATGATAAAAGGTTCTCAGCTTCTGACAAAAAAAGGAATTCTTGCCCTGAGCTTAAGAAACGGCCCTGCTGGTGTTGGCACTCATATTTTTCCAACTCGTACAATACAAACCATACAACAGGCTGAACAAACCGGGCTGAAGACTCTTTTAACCCTCGAGAAACAGCCTAGCCTCCTCCCGGGAAAAGAAACTGTCACCTGGTCGCGCCTAATATTTCAAAAAATCCAATGA
- a CDS encoding cold-shock protein, with the protein MQKGIVKWYNAEKGYGFIIPEGREDAIFCHYSAIAGSLKFLSEGQVVEFNIVEGRRGVQADNVRIVGGN; encoded by the coding sequence ATGCAAAAAGGAATTGTAAAATGGTATAATGCAGAAAAAGGATATGGCTTTATCATCCCGGAAGGAAGAGAAGATGCTATTTTCTGTCATTATTCAGCTATTGCTGGCTCTTTGAAGTTTCTATCAGAGGGACAAGTGGTAGAATTTAATATTGTAGAAGGCCGAAGAGGAGTTCAGGCCGATAATGTAAGAATCGTAGGAGGTAACTAA
- a CDS encoding ABC1 kinase family protein, with protein sequence MFDKQQRKLKRSARLISVLSKYGFKDMLARMNGGNKQEELSNSDEVISKGTVYERIRLALEELGPTFVKLGQTFSSREDLLPAELIQELQKLQDKVETVEMDVEEALESEFNISVKDHFQEIQREPLATASIAQVYKAVLLDGTPVILKLRKPDVQSVIEDDLLLIKDIEKLISAYSEIGEKLNLKQAISTFERSLLEEVSLINEKNNIQQFRLNFKNNKETYVPKVYEEFSNNNILCMEFIDGIKVTDKSLLLANDIDPVKVSEAGLRLFVSQILDYGFFHADPHAGNILVKKDGKIVFIDFGAVGKIQPNDKEILENLIVSFVAKNPHKIVRYLKKMAVSYEIPDERRFENDVEDILNFVHSSSLQEINVQVIINKMKDILKDNRLYMPDYFYLLFKGISLIEGVGRNINPDLDIVKSLHPYTKKIFTKKISPKNILKTGMDRMMNFTDNVDEIPRELRSVLQKLDENKFTVSSEIKNIEKTNQLIKSSVINLILAMILGANIIATSIVFTSESGPRIGELSVVAVLGFVFSIILVLILLLRVTRK encoded by the coding sequence ATGTTTGACAAGCAGCAAAGAAAACTGAAAAGATCAGCCAGACTCATTTCCGTATTAAGCAAATACGGTTTTAAAGATATGCTGGCCCGAATGAATGGAGGCAATAAGCAGGAAGAACTCTCAAATTCAGATGAGGTTATTTCAAAAGGGACCGTATATGAAAGAATCAGACTGGCTCTTGAAGAATTGGGACCTACCTTTGTGAAGCTTGGCCAGACCTTCAGCAGCAGGGAAGACCTATTGCCTGCCGAACTCATTCAGGAATTACAGAAGCTGCAGGATAAAGTAGAGACCGTGGAAATGGATGTGGAGGAGGCTTTGGAAAGTGAATTCAATATCTCGGTGAAAGACCATTTTCAGGAAATTCAACGTGAACCTTTGGCTACAGCTTCCATTGCACAGGTATATAAAGCAGTTTTGCTGGATGGAACTCCCGTTATCTTAAAACTTAGAAAACCCGATGTACAGTCTGTTATTGAAGATGACTTATTGCTAATCAAGGATATTGAAAAATTAATATCTGCTTATTCGGAAATAGGAGAGAAGCTGAATCTGAAACAGGCCATTTCAACTTTTGAAAGATCATTACTGGAAGAAGTTTCCCTGATCAACGAAAAAAATAATATTCAACAGTTTCGTCTTAATTTTAAAAATAATAAAGAAACTTACGTTCCAAAGGTGTACGAAGAATTTTCCAACAACAATATTCTTTGTATGGAATTCATTGACGGAATCAAGGTAACAGATAAATCTCTTCTTCTGGCCAATGATATTGATCCTGTTAAGGTTTCTGAGGCCGGGCTAAGGCTTTTTGTTTCACAGATCCTGGATTATGGCTTTTTTCATGCTGATCCTCATGCCGGAAATATCCTGGTGAAAAAAGATGGAAAAATTGTCTTCATTGATTTCGGTGCTGTTGGGAAAATTCAACCCAATGACAAGGAAATTCTTGAAAATCTCATTGTAAGTTTTGTCGCCAAAAATCCCCATAAAATTGTTCGATATCTCAAGAAAATGGCGGTGAGCTATGAAATTCCTGATGAAAGGAGATTTGAAAACGATGTAGAAGATATCCTGAATTTTGTTCACAGCTCTTCATTACAGGAAATCAATGTTCAGGTAATTATTAATAAGATGAAAGATATTTTGAAGGACAACAGGCTCTACATGCCTGATTATTTCTATCTTTTATTTAAAGGAATCAGCCTGATTGAGGGAGTAGGGAGAAATATCAATCCTGATCTGGATATTGTAAAAAGTCTTCATCCTTACACGAAAAAAATATTTACTAAAAAGATCAGTCCTAAAAATATTCTGAAAACAGGAATGGACCGAATGATGAATTTCACAGATAATGTGGATGAAATACCTCGGGAACTTCGCTCTGTTCTTCAAAAGCTGGATGAAAATAAATTTACGGTTTCCAGCGAAATTAAAAATATAGAAAAGACAAACCAGCTTATAAAATCAAGTGTCATCAACCTGATTTTAGCGATGATTCTGGGCGCAAATATTATTGCAACATCCATCGTCTTTACTTCCGAATCCGGTCCAAGGATAGGAGAATTGTCTGTGGTGGCTGTATTGGGATTTGTTTTTTCAATCATTTTGGTTTTGATACTTCTGCTGAGAGTAACAAGGAAGTAG
- a CDS encoding DEAD/DEAH box helicase, translating into MEKLTFADFDLPVKILDVLADLELFEPTPIQEKSLKPILSGRDVMGIAQTGTGKTLAYLLPVLKTWKYSKTGNPTVLVLVPTRELVVQVAEILEKLTENITARVIGIYGGKNINTQKLLFNDGCDILVGTPGRVMDLAIDNAISLKEVQKLIIDEFDEMLNLGFRPQLTHIFEMMKEKRQNILFSATMTEAVDDMLDEYFASPVEISLAKSGTPLEKIEQTAYKVENFNTKINLLENLLKNNTDMSKVLIFNNNKKHADMLFTKIDELFPEQFDVIHSNKSQNYRLKAMKSFENEEIRGLITTDVMARGLDISNITHVINFETPDIPEQYIHRIGRTGRADKEGKAMTFVTKKEEALILDIELLMNKELKFIDFPEDVKINPNKIASEKDEVVMKNPAQVKLNDGGGAFHEKKAKNTKENWGGPSKRKAPKKFGANRSQQKAISKSKRKK; encoded by the coding sequence ATGGAAAAACTCACTTTTGCAGATTTTGACCTGCCGGTTAAAATTCTTGATGTTTTAGCGGATTTGGAATTATTTGAACCTACACCTATCCAGGAGAAAAGTTTAAAGCCTATCCTTTCCGGTAGAGATGTAATGGGAATTGCACAGACCGGAACCGGGAAAACATTGGCCTATCTTTTACCTGTTCTGAAAACATGGAAATACAGTAAAACAGGAAATCCAACTGTTTTGGTGCTTGTTCCTACAAGAGAATTGGTGGTACAGGTAGCTGAAATCCTTGAGAAACTGACAGAAAATATTACTGCAAGAGTAATCGGAATATATGGTGGAAAAAATATCAATACCCAAAAGTTATTATTTAATGACGGATGTGATATTTTAGTAGGAACTCCGGGAAGAGTGATGGACCTTGCCATAGACAATGCTATTTCTCTGAAAGAAGTTCAGAAGCTTATCATTGATGAATTTGATGAAATGCTTAACCTTGGTTTCAGACCACAGCTGACCCACATCTTTGAAATGATGAAAGAGAAAAGACAAAATATCCTTTTCTCAGCAACCATGACAGAAGCAGTAGATGATATGCTGGATGAATATTTTGCCAGCCCGGTAGAAATTTCATTGGCTAAATCCGGAACACCACTTGAAAAAATTGAACAAACAGCCTATAAAGTTGAAAACTTCAATACCAAGATTAATTTACTTGAGAATTTATTGAAGAATAATACCGATATGTCCAAGGTGTTGATTTTTAATAATAATAAAAAGCACGCGGATATGTTGTTCACGAAAATTGATGAGCTTTTCCCAGAGCAGTTTGATGTGATTCACTCCAATAAATCTCAGAATTACAGGCTTAAGGCAATGAAAAGCTTTGAGAATGAAGAGATCAGAGGTTTGATTACGACTGATGTAATGGCGAGAGGTCTTGATATTTCAAATATTACGCATGTCATCAACTTTGAGACACCGGATATTCCTGAACAGTATATTCACAGAATCGGTAGAACAGGTAGAGCAGATAAAGAAGGGAAGGCGATGACTTTTGTAACTAAAAAGGAAGAAGCTTTAATTCTTGATATTGAGCTATTGATGAACAAGGAACTGAAGTTTATCGACTTCCCTGAGGATGTGAAAATTAATCCTAATAAAATTGCTTCTGAAAAAGATGAAGTAGTTATGAAAAATCCGGCACAGGTAAAACTGAATGACGGAGGAGGAGCTTTCCATGAGAAAAAGGCTAAGAATACCAAAGAAAACTGGGGTGGACCATCCAAAAGAAAGGCTCCTAAGAAATTCGGTGCTAACAGATCACAGCAAAAAGCAATCTCTAAATCGAAGAGAAAGAAATAA
- a CDS encoding GDSL-type esterase/lipase family protein → MKKILTAFLLLCFTIAFSQEKKPMYWHDIQEFKKQDQQNPPPKDAILLIGSSSFTKWTDVADYFPTKTIINRGFGGSRLTDLNHFAEDLLAPYQPKQIIIYCGENDFADNHQLKAQKVVKRYKAFYKKIRERFPDIEVDYISIKYSPSREKLWPQMKEANKRIAAFMQKEPNAEFIDVTKAMEDANGNVRKDIFVEDMLHFKPEGYQIWTKVMNPYMK, encoded by the coding sequence ATGAAGAAGATTCTAACGGCATTTCTATTGCTGTGTTTTACCATTGCCTTTTCTCAGGAAAAAAAGCCGATGTACTGGCATGACATTCAGGAATTCAAAAAACAAGATCAGCAAAATCCACCACCTAAGGATGCCATTTTATTGATCGGAAGTTCATCTTTTACCAAATGGACGGATGTTGCCGATTATTTTCCAACGAAGACCATCATCAACAGAGGCTTTGGTGGTTCGCGACTTACTGATCTTAATCACTTTGCAGAGGATCTTTTAGCGCCTTATCAGCCTAAACAGATCATTATATACTGTGGGGAAAACGACTTTGCAGACAATCACCAACTGAAAGCACAGAAAGTTGTTAAAAGATATAAAGCCTTTTATAAAAAGATCCGTGAAAGATTCCCTGATATTGAGGTTGATTATATCTCCATCAAGTATTCGCCAAGCAGAGAAAAACTTTGGCCTCAAATGAAGGAAGCCAATAAAAGGATTGCTGCTTTTATGCAAAAAGAACCGAATGCCGAATTTATTGATGTTACCAAGGCAATGGAAGACGCTAACGGGAATGTAAGAAAGGATATTTTCGTGGAAGATATGCTTCACTTTAAACCTGAAGGCTACCAGATATGGACCAAGGTAATGAATCCTTATATGAAATAA
- a CDS encoding lipocalin family protein: MKKQLLLFAFSALALTSCKDDNLQAYEMDIMKGDWKIVKTEVISGKDNKTVLETDVATGCEIKNTLFFRTDFYVSYSAYVGTGADCQMVTKSEGSYTYDEGTKLLGIKFDKEANMNYKVDILTGQDLRLAQQFGNYDRDGDKIPDITYITYKR; this comes from the coding sequence ATGAAAAAACAGCTACTTTTATTTGCCTTTTCTGCATTGGCACTAACTTCTTGCAAAGATGATAACCTTCAAGCCTATGAGATGGATATCATGAAAGGAGACTGGAAGATTGTGAAGACAGAAGTAATTTCAGGAAAAGACAATAAAACAGTGCTTGAAACCGATGTTGCAACAGGGTGTGAGATAAAAAACACTCTTTTTTTCAGAACAGACTTTTATGTAAGCTATAGCGCTTATGTAGGAACTGGTGCAGATTGTCAGATGGTTACAAAAAGTGAAGGAAGTTATACCTACGACGAGGGAACTAAACTTTTAGGGATCAAATTTGATAAGGAAGCAAATATGAATTATAAGGTTGATATTTTGACAGGTCAAGACCTTAGGCTGGCACAACAATTCGGTAATTATGATCGAGATGGAGATAAAATTCCTGACATTACTTATATTACCTACAAAAGATAA
- a CDS encoding iron-containing alcohol dehydrogenase translates to MLNFEFKNPTKILFGKGEIAKISKEIPKDAKILMIYGGGSIKNNGVYDQVKEALKDHDLHEFGGVPANPEYEVLIDAISFIKENNINYLLAVGGGSVIDGTKFISAAAHYNGEPWDILTKQVRTFEGEGMPFGSILTLPATGSEMNSGYVISRRETNEKLSSGGPGLFPQFSVLDPEVIRSIPKNQIVNGLTDAYTHVLEQYMTAPSSADLQERIAESILISLQETAPKVLADDFNYDAAGNFMWCCTMALNGLIQKGVITDWAVHAMGHELTAYFGIDHARTLAIIAPSHYRYNFEDKKGKLAQYAERVWGIKEGTIEEKAELGIKKMEEFFHSLHIKTKLSEYTEDYKGTAERVEKTFTDRNWLGLGEYKKLTPQDASKIVEMSY, encoded by the coding sequence ATGCTTAATTTCGAATTTAAAAATCCAACAAAAATACTTTTCGGGAAAGGTGAAATTGCTAAAATTTCAAAGGAAATTCCCAAGGATGCTAAAATATTAATGATCTATGGCGGTGGAAGCATCAAAAACAACGGAGTTTATGACCAGGTAAAGGAAGCTTTAAAGGATCATGATCTCCATGAGTTCGGTGGCGTTCCTGCCAATCCTGAATATGAGGTTTTAATTGATGCTATAAGCTTTATCAAAGAAAATAATATTAACTATCTTCTTGCTGTAGGGGGTGGATCTGTCATCGACGGAACTAAATTTATCTCTGCTGCAGCTCACTACAACGGTGAGCCTTGGGATATTCTAACAAAACAGGTAAGAACCTTTGAAGGGGAAGGAATGCCTTTCGGAAGTATTTTAACACTTCCTGCAACCGGTTCTGAGATGAATTCAGGATATGTAATTTCCAGAAGAGAGACCAACGAAAAGTTATCTTCAGGAGGTCCCGGGCTTTTCCCACAATTTTCGGTTCTGGATCCTGAAGTTATCAGATCTATTCCTAAAAATCAAATTGTAAATGGTCTTACTGATGCTTACACTCACGTATTAGAACAATATATGACTGCCCCGTCTTCTGCTGATCTTCAGGAAAGGATTGCAGAAAGCATCCTGATCAGTCTTCAGGAAACCGCTCCTAAAGTATTGGCTGATGATTTTAACTATGATGCTGCCGGAAACTTTATGTGGTGCTGTACAATGGCCTTAAACGGACTTATTCAGAAAGGAGTAATCACAGACTGGGCTGTACATGCCATGGGCCATGAATTGACTGCTTATTTTGGTATTGATCATGCCAGAACATTGGCTATCATTGCCCCATCCCACTACCGTTATAACTTTGAAGATAAGAAAGGGAAATTGGCTCAATACGCTGAAAGAGTATGGGGAATTAAAGAGGGAACGATCGAAGAAAAAGCAGAACTGGGAATCAAAAAAATGGAAGAGTTCTTCCATAGCCTGCATATTAAAACCAAGCTTTCAGAATATACAGAAGATTACAAAGGAACAGCTGAAAGAGTGGAGAAAACATTTACCGACAGAAATTGGTTGGGACTTGGAGAGTATAAGAAATTAACTCCGCAGGATGCTTCCAAAATTGTGGAAATGAGTTATTAA
- a CDS encoding winged helix-turn-helix transcriptional regulator, with protein sequence MAKKRSDCPISCSLEIWGDKWSLLIIRDLMIKKECTYGEFLKADEKIATNILATRLQTLLESGIIDKKDHPENKLKILYHLTEKGIDLVPVIVEINLWGDQYLTIPDDRKKLLEDIKRDKADFIKRAKAYLSGNASA encoded by the coding sequence ATGGCTAAAAAAAGATCAGACTGCCCTATCAGCTGTTCACTGGAAATTTGGGGTGATAAATGGTCGCTCCTTATCATTCGTGATCTGATGATCAAAAAGGAGTGTACTTATGGTGAATTCTTAAAAGCTGATGAAAAAATTGCAACCAATATTTTGGCTACAAGACTTCAAACTCTTTTGGAAAGCGGGATTATAGATAAAAAGGATCATCCTGAAAATAAATTGAAAATTCTATATCATCTTACAGAAAAAGGTATTGATCTGGTTCCGGTGATTGTAGAAATTAATCTTTGGGGAGATCAATACCTGACTATTCCTGATGATCGTAAGAAACTCTTAGAGGACATCAAAAGGGATAAAGCAGATTTTATAAAAAGAGCAAAAGCATATTTATCCGGTAATGCATCAGCATAA
- the lpdA gene encoding dihydrolipoyl dehydrogenase, with protein sequence MENYDIAVIGSGPGGYVAAIRSAQLGYKTVIIEKYDTLGGTCTNVGCIPTKALLDSTHHYAEAHHQFRQHGIITDKVELDFSQMYKRKSEVVVKNTDGLHFLMNKNKITHLKGTAEFINNSTIKIVNGTESKEITAKNYIIATGSKPSSIPGVEIDKKRIISSTEALSLKEKPQSMVIIGGGVIGVEMASIFSRIGTKVTILEYADHLIAAMDHELGKTLQKILRKGSVDIRLNQAVYKAESSDSSARVFFKDKNGAEDQLEAEYVLVAVGRMPYVQGLGLENTNVEIDNHGFIKVNANNQTAVSTIYAIGDVIGGAMLAHKAEEEGVFVVETIHGKKHPIHYNRIPSVVYTWPEVASVGYTEEYLKKNNIAYNVGKFPFSASARARASMDTDGFAKVLVDPKYGEVLGVHIIGARAADLIAQGVIAQEYEVTAEDMFRISYAHPTYSETLKEAYLIASGQGAVNI encoded by the coding sequence ATGGAAAATTATGATATTGCCGTGATCGGCTCTGGTCCTGGCGGATATGTTGCCGCCATTAGAAGTGCACAATTAGGCTATAAAACCGTGATTATAGAGAAGTATGATACACTGGGCGGAACCTGTACCAACGTAGGATGCATTCCTACCAAGGCTTTGCTAGACAGTACCCATCATTATGCAGAAGCCCATCATCAATTTAGGCAACACGGAATTATAACTGATAAAGTAGAACTCGATTTTTCCCAGATGTACAAAAGAAAATCTGAAGTTGTTGTAAAAAACACAGATGGACTTCATTTTTTAATGAATAAAAATAAAATCACTCATCTGAAGGGTACTGCTGAATTTATCAATAATTCTACCATAAAAATAGTCAATGGAACAGAGTCCAAAGAGATCACCGCTAAAAACTATATTATTGCAACAGGATCAAAGCCGTCATCCATTCCAGGGGTGGAAATTGATAAAAAAAGAATCATCTCCTCTACAGAGGCATTGTCTTTAAAGGAAAAACCGCAGTCTATGGTCATCATCGGAGGAGGTGTGATCGGGGTGGAAATGGCGTCCATCTTCAGTCGTATCGGAACAAAAGTGACTATCCTAGAGTATGCTGACCACTTAATTGCTGCAATGGATCATGAATTAGGTAAGACTCTTCAAAAAATACTCAGAAAAGGAAGTGTTGATATTCGTCTCAATCAGGCTGTTTATAAAGCTGAAAGTTCAGATTCCTCAGCGAGAGTCTTTTTTAAAGATAAAAATGGAGCAGAAGATCAACTGGAAGCAGAGTATGTGCTAGTTGCCGTAGGAAGAATGCCTTACGTACAAGGTCTTGGGTTGGAAAATACAAATGTAGAGATAGATAACCATGGATTTATTAAGGTGAATGCAAATAACCAGACTGCTGTTTCAACAATCTATGCCATTGGAGATGTAATTGGAGGGGCAATGCTGGCTCATAAAGCGGAAGAAGAGGGTGTATTTGTGGTGGAAACCATCCACGGAAAAAAGCATCCTATTCATTATAACCGTATTCCGTCCGTTGTATATACCTGGCCTGAGGTAGCATCCGTCGGCTATACCGAAGAATATCTGAAAAAAAATAATATAGCCTATAATGTCGGAAAATTCCCATTTTCTGCCAGTGCAAGAGCAAGGGCCTCAATGGATACTGATGGGTTTGCAAAGGTTTTGGTGGATCCGAAGTATGGAGAAGTTCTAGGGGTTCATATTATTGGTGCAAGGGCCGCTGACCTTATTGCGCAAGGAGTAATTGCCCAGGAGTATGAAGTGACAGCAGAAGATATGTTCAGGATCTCTTATGCCCATCCAACCTATTCTGAAACCTTGAAGGAAGCCTATTTGATAGCGTCCGGACAGGGAGCTGTTAATATATAA
- a CDS encoding TetR/AcrR family transcriptional regulator, with protein MKRSDAIQSKTAIIKTAIRLFRNQGLEVSLTEITKQAGVSRMTFYRHFPDKKAIITAIFHYNLDRLAIYSKRLEKDNQAFLKLLYLLLKKRVEYNLFVSYMDEKQGIPTSDKLFKLFENPIEKAKSAGLLREDFNGRSDLLLLIMMVGGAASHYNVPGCDHTTERTIQLIMEGIIKK; from the coding sequence ATGAAAAGATCAGATGCTATACAAAGCAAAACAGCCATAATAAAAACAGCTATAAGGTTATTTAGAAATCAGGGACTGGAAGTTTCTCTTACTGAAATTACCAAGCAGGCAGGGGTATCCAGAATGACATTTTACCGCCATTTTCCGGATAAAAAAGCAATTATTACAGCCATTTTCCATTATAACCTTGATAGACTAGCGATATATTCCAAAAGACTAGAAAAGGATAATCAGGCTTTTCTAAAATTACTTTATTTATTACTGAAAAAGCGGGTAGAATATAATCTGTTTGTTTCTTATATGGACGAAAAACAAGGAATTCCTACCTCCGATAAATTGTTTAAACTGTTCGAAAATCCCATTGAAAAGGCTAAATCGGCAGGTTTATTAAGGGAAGATTTTAACGGACGTAGTGACCTATTATTATTGATCATGATGGTGGGAGGAGCGGCTTCGCATTATAATGTTCCCGGCTGCGACCATACTACCGAAAGAACGATACAATTGATTATGGAAGGAATTATAAAAAAATAA